A part of Phaenicophaeus curvirostris isolate KB17595 chromosome 29, BPBGC_Pcur_1.0, whole genome shotgun sequence genomic DNA contains:
- the PYGO2 gene encoding pygopus homolog 2 has translation MAAPHAEKLEGGVPAPPPPPGPPHPAGGAAAGPGRKQGKAGLQMKSPEKKRRKSNTQGPAYSHLSEFAPPPTPMVDHLVASNPFEDDFATPKAGAAPTPFLGGPGPFGAFRGPGGLAPQVPPGYGPQPLRRQPPPFAPGQMGPAFAMPPQTPGYGQAGGLAFPAQPFGQPLGQSFSPPAAQLLPGPVGTFGPMISPTMGQPPRGDVGPPPALNAPPAGPPVAQRFGQPGNLFGQSPLGRPGQNMPPLPPTASPFPGADPGFAGGGEEGGKNLNPPPSTFAPEPHSGSPAAVNGAQPAFSNSAGRGAGTPESNSLPAAPPGKAAGGSGHQPPPGLVYPCGACRNEVNDDQDAILCEASCQKWFHRECTGMTENAYGLLTTEASAVWACDFCLKTKEIQSVYVREGLGQLVAANDG, from the exons ATGGCGGCCCCGCACGCCGAGAAGCTGGAGGGCGGCGTCCCGGCCCCTCCGCCCCCTCCGGGGCCCCCGCACCCCGCGGGAGGCGCCGCCGCCGGGCCCGGCCGCAAGCAGGGGAAGGCAG ggctgcagaTGAAGAGCCCCGAGAAGAAGCGCCGCAAGTCGAACACGCAG GGCCCGGCCTATTCGCATCTCTCGGAGTTCGCGCCGCCGCCCACGCCCATGGTGGATCACCTGGTGGCCTCCAACCCCTTCGAGGATGACTTCGCCACCCCCAAAGCCGGCGCGGCCCCTACCCCTTTCCTCGGTGGCCCCGGTCCCTTCGGCGCTTTCCGCGGCCCCGGGGGGCTGGCGCCGCAGGTGCCCCCCGGTTACGGCCCCCAGCCGCTGCGGAGGCAGCCGCCGCCCTTCGCGCCGGGGCAGATGGGCCCGGCCTTCGCcatgcccccccagacccccggCTACGGGCAAGCGGGGGGCTTGGCCTTCCCGGCGCAGCCGTTCGGGCAACCCCTGGGACAGAGCTTCAGCCCCCCGGCCGCGCAGCTCCTGCCGGGCCCCGTCGGTACCTTCGGGCCCATGATCTCGCCCAccatggggcagccccccaggGGTGACGTGGGGCCCCCGCCGGCTCTCAACGCGCCCCCGGCGGGGCCGCCGGTGGCTCAGCGCTTCGGCCAGCCCGGCAACCTCTTTGGACAGTCGCCGCTGGGGCGCCCTGGGCAGAACATGCCACCCTTGCCGCCCACCGCCAGCCCCTTTCCCGGCGCCGATCCCGGTTTCGCCGGCGGCGGCGAGGAAGGGGGCAAAAACCTCAACCCCCCGCCCAGCACCTTCGCTCCGGAGCCGCATTCGGGCTCCCCCGCCGCCGTCAACGGGGCGCAACCGGCGTTCAGCAACAGCGCCGGCCGCGGTGCCGGCACCCCGGAAAGCAACAGCCTCCCCGCCGCGCCTCCCGGCAAAGCGGCCGGCGGCTCCGGGCACCAACCGCCGCCGGGGCTGGTGTATCCGTGCGGCGCGTGCCGCAACGAGGTCAACGACGACCAGGATGCCATCCTGTGCGAGGCCTCCTGCCAGAAATGGTTCCACCGCGAGTGCACCGGCATGACGGAGAACGCCTACGGGCTGCTCACCACCGAGGCCTCCGCCGTCTGGGCCTGCGACTTCTGCCTCAAGACCAAGGAGATCCAATCCGTCTACGTCCGCGAGGGCCTGGGACAGCTCGTGGCCGCCAACGACGGCTga